A stretch of Clostridia bacterium DNA encodes these proteins:
- a CDS encoding DUF3795 domain-containing protein, whose product MVESRCGLLCSECSYKEPCNCGGCVETNGHPFHGECPVAVCCQNKGHSHCGQCAEMPCKQLYEYSYHEEHGDNGARIEMCKKWAKEGVQY is encoded by the coding sequence ATGGTGGAATCAAGATGTGGTCTATTATGCAGTGAATGCTCTTATAAGGAACCATGTAATTGTGGCGGTTGTGTGGAAACAAACGGACATCCTTTTCATGGGGAGTGTCCTGTAGCTGTATGTTGTCAGAACAAAGGTCACAGTCATTGCGGTCAGTGTGCAGAAATGCCATGCAAGCAGCTTTACGAATACTCCTATCACGAGGAGCATGGCGATAATGGGGCAAGGATTGAAATGTGCAAAAAGTGGGCGAAAGAAGGAGTGCAATACTAA
- the dapB gene encoding 4-hydroxy-tetrahydrodipicolinate reductase, whose protein sequence is MINVLMSGCNGKMGQVITRLASEDNELKIAAGYDISNTISNPYPVFTNISSCDVNVDVIIDFSNPAAFESLLEFALSKKIPLVMATTGLSQSNIKMLESASKQIPVFFSANMSLGVNLLIDLVKKAARILESNFDIEIIEKHHNQKVDAPSGTALAIADAINTVLEQKHEYMYDRHSRRKKRSKTEIGIHAVRGGTIVGDHSVIFAGNDEIIEINHTATSKEIFAVGALRAAKFLFDKKPGIYDMASLIGKD, encoded by the coding sequence ATGATAAATGTATTAATGAGCGGATGCAATGGAAAGATGGGTCAGGTTATTACCAGGCTGGCCTCAGAAGATAATGAACTCAAGATAGCGGCAGGATATGATATTAGTAATACTATCAGTAATCCATATCCAGTATTCACTAATATAAGCAGTTGTGATGTAAATGTAGATGTAATCATAGATTTTTCTAACCCCGCAGCCTTTGAAAGTCTCCTGGAATTTGCCTTATCAAAAAAAATACCTTTAGTCATGGCAACAACAGGTCTTTCTCAAAGCAATATAAAAATGCTTGAATCTGCTTCCAAACAGATTCCAGTATTCTTTTCCGCCAACATGTCACTGGGAGTAAACTTGCTTATAGATCTTGTAAAAAAGGCGGCAAGAATTCTGGAAAGTAATTTTGATATAGAAATAATAGAAAAACATCATAATCAGAAAGTAGATGCTCCAAGTGGCACTGCTCTTGCAATAGCAGATGCAATCAACACTGTTCTGGAACAAAAGCATGAGTATATGTACGACAGGCATTCCCGTAGGAAAAAGAGAAGTAAAACTGAAATAGGAATACATGCAGTTCGGGGTGGAACAATAGTAGGAGATCACTCTGTGATATTCGCCGGCAATGATGAAATAATAGAAATCAACCATACGGCTACGTCTAAGGAAATTTTTGCAGTAGGAGCTCTGAGAGCGGCAAAGTTCCTGTTTGATAAAAAACCGGGAATATACGATATGGCCAGCCTTATAGGCAAAGATTAA
- the scfA gene encoding six-cysteine ranthipeptide SCIFF, with protein MKHIKTINGTTLKDSMHNSGCGECQTSCQSACKTSCTVANQSCEKK; from the coding sequence ATGAAACATATTAAGACAATAAATGGAACAACATTAAAAGACAGTATGCACAACAGCGGATGCGGAGAATGTCAAACTTCATGCCAGTCTGCATGCAAAACATCATGTACTGTAGCAAATCAGAGCTGTGAAAAGAAATAA
- the scfB gene encoding thioether cross-link-forming SCIFF peptide maturase encodes MIHKFKMYGTNIVADVNSGAVHIFDDISYDVLDYYKQYNFEEIVDILSEKYNSLQIKEALSEINELVKEGQLYSSDEYKDILPLVNKKAVVKALCLHVSHDCNLRCKYCFASTGDFGGQRTVMSPETGKKAIDLLIRKSGNRRNLEIDFFGGEPLMNFETVKEIVTYARSKEQEYSKNFRFTITTNALLLNEENKKYINENMGNVVLSLDGREKTNDNMRYRVDGSGSYSTILPKIKDMAESRNQDNYYVRGTFTRENLDFSSDVLHLADEGFKQVSVEPVVAAKDSGFDLREEDLPLLFNEYEKLAKEYVDREKQGKGFNFFHFMIDLSQGPCVTKRLSGCGSGHEYIAITPEGDVYPCHQFVGMDDFKMGNVNEGIIDIKIQDRFKKSNIYTKEECKECWAKFYCSGGCAANAYQFNNDIDIPYKVGCELEKKRVECALWIKAQEL; translated from the coding sequence ATGATACATAAATTCAAAATGTATGGAACAAACATTGTTGCTGATGTAAATAGCGGAGCTGTACATATATTTGACGACATTTCTTATGATGTTCTTGATTATTACAAGCAATATAACTTCGAAGAAATTGTTGACATACTTTCTGAAAAGTATAACAGTCTTCAGATAAAAGAAGCATTGTCTGAAATAAATGAGCTGGTAAAAGAAGGACAGCTATATTCATCAGATGAGTACAAGGACATACTGCCTTTGGTAAACAAAAAAGCAGTAGTAAAAGCTTTGTGTTTGCATGTATCACATGACTGTAACCTCAGATGCAAATACTGTTTTGCATCCACAGGAGATTTTGGGGGTCAGAGAACGGTTATGAGCCCTGAAACAGGTAAAAAAGCAATTGATTTGCTTATCAGAAAATCAGGCAACAGAAGAAATCTGGAGATAGATTTTTTTGGCGGAGAGCCATTAATGAACTTTGAAACCGTAAAAGAAATAGTTACATATGCAAGAAGTAAAGAGCAGGAATATAGCAAAAATTTCAGATTTACAATAACAACTAATGCACTGTTATTAAATGAAGAAAATAAGAAGTATATAAATGAAAACATGGGAAATGTTGTCTTGAGCCTTGATGGACGGGAAAAAACCAATGATAATATGCGATACAGAGTAGACGGCTCAGGTTCGTACAGTACTATTTTACCAAAGATAAAGGATATGGCCGAGTCAAGAAACCAGGATAATTACTACGTGAGAGGAACATTTACGAGGGAAAACCTTGATTTTTCCAGCGATGTTCTTCACCTTGCAGATGAAGGCTTTAAACAAGTGTCGGTTGAGCCGGTGGTTGCAGCAAAGGATTCGGGATTTGACCTTAGGGAAGAGGATTTGCCTTTACTATTCAACGAATATGAAAAACTGGCTAAGGAATATGTAGATAGGGAAAAGCAGGGCAAAGGCTTTAACTTTTTTCATTTTATGATCGACTTAAGCCAGGGACCATGTGTTACAAAAAGACTTAGTGGCTGTGGATCGGGTCATGAATATATAGCCATCACTCCTGAAGGTGATGTATATCCATGTCATCAGTTTGTAGGGATGGATGATTTTAAAATGGGTAATGTCAATGAGGGAATTATTGATATCAAAATCCAGGATAGATTCAAAAAATCAAACATTTATACAAAGGAAGAATGCAAAGAATGCTGGGCGAAATTTTACTGCAGCGGAGGATGTGCGGCCAATGCATACCAGTTCAATAACGATATCGATATACCCTATAAGGTAGGCTGCGAGCTTGAGAAAAAAAGGGTGGAATGCGCCCTGTGGATTAAAGCACAGGAGCTATAG
- a CDS encoding TIGR04086 family membrane protein, with translation MDKQANQGLTNSIKNRMDMMSIIKGLVIAYAFTLPTFFLFSLILSYTDFPDKYITTVVIIITVMSILIAGMVSSRNVGSKGWLNGAIVGFIYVLVLYFLSSIILRDISINRSVISMTAIGILAGSIGGIVGINIKANSRVRSRGGRR, from the coding sequence ATGGATAAGCAGGCAAATCAGGGACTGACTAATTCTATAAAAAACAGAATGGATATGATGTCAATAATTAAGGGTTTAGTTATTGCCTATGCTTTTACTTTGCCTACTTTTTTCTTGTTTTCTTTGATATTGTCTTATACCGATTTCCCGGATAAGTATATTACAACCGTAGTAATCATAATTACAGTAATGAGTATACTGATAGCCGGTATGGTTTCCAGCAGGAATGTGGGAAGCAAAGGCTGGTTGAATGGTGCAATTGTCGGCTTTATATATGTATTAGTATTATACTTTCTGAGCAGTATTATCTTAAGAGATATAAGCATTAACAGGAGTGTGATATCAATGACTGCTATCGGAATTCTGGCCGGGTCTATAGGCGGCATAGTCGGGATAAATATAAAAGCAAATTCACGTGTCAGAAGTAGGGGTGGAAGACGTTGA
- the tgt gene encoding tRNA guanosine(34) transglycosylase Tgt, with amino-acid sequence MSAVRYELIKTCKQTGARLGRVHTPHGYFDTPAFMPVGTQASVKGMSPDELENIEAQIILSNTYHLYMRPGSDIVKDAGGLHGFMNWDRPILTDSGGFQVFSLGGLRSIKEEGVTFKSHIDGSKHFISPEKAIEIENDLGADIIMAFDECIPYPCEYNYAKKSLERTTRWAKRCKDAHKNTEKQALFGIVQGGTYKDLRVQSANELLELDFPGYAIGGLSVGEPAEEMYEMLDVTVPLLPKDRPRYLMGVGSPDYLVEGAIRGIDMFDCVLPTRIGRNGTVMTSRGRLIVRDAKYARDYSQMDPECDCYACRNFSRAYIRHLIKANEVLGIRLTTWHNLRFLLNLMKKVRQAIADDRLADFRNEFFSAFGYK; translated from the coding sequence ATGTCTGCCGTAAGATACGAATTAATCAAAACATGCAAGCAAACAGGTGCCAGACTTGGCCGTGTACATACTCCTCACGGATATTTCGATACTCCTGCATTTATGCCTGTAGGTACTCAGGCTTCTGTAAAAGGCATGTCTCCTGATGAACTGGAAAATATTGAAGCTCAAATAATACTAAGCAATACATATCATTTATATATGCGTCCCGGTAGTGATATAGTGAAGGATGCAGGAGGACTTCATGGGTTTATGAATTGGGACAGGCCGATTTTGACTGACAGTGGGGGTTTTCAGGTATTCAGCCTTGGAGGATTAAGAAGTATTAAAGAAGAAGGGGTTACATTCAAATCTCACATAGATGGTTCAAAACACTTTATTTCCCCGGAAAAAGCTATAGAAATTGAAAATGACCTTGGTGCCGATATAATTATGGCATTTGATGAATGCATACCGTATCCGTGTGAATATAATTATGCAAAGAAATCTCTTGAAAGGACTACCCGGTGGGCAAAAAGATGTAAGGATGCTCATAAAAATACTGAAAAACAGGCTTTGTTCGGAATTGTACAGGGTGGAACATATAAGGATTTGAGAGTTCAAAGTGCAAACGAACTGCTTGAATTGGATTTTCCGGGATATGCTATTGGAGGACTCAGTGTAGGCGAACCTGCAGAAGAAATGTATGAGATGCTGGATGTGACTGTCCCGCTGTTGCCCAAAGACAGACCAAGATACCTTATGGGAGTCGGGAGTCCTGATTATCTTGTAGAAGGCGCTATACGAGGTATAGATATGTTTGATTGTGTCCTTCCGACAAGAATAGGAAGAAATGGAACTGTAATGACAAGCAGGGGAAGATTGATAGTGAGAGATGCAAAATATGCAAGAGATTACTCTCAAATGGATCCGGAATGTGACTGTTATGCATGCAGAAACTTTTCAAGAGCCTATATAAGGCATTTGATAAAAGCTAATGAAGTATTGGGAATAAGGCTTACTACCTGGCATAACCTGAGGTTCCTTCTGAATCTTATGAAAAAGGTCAGACAGGCAATAGCTGATGACAGGCTTGCAGACTTCAGAAATGAATTTTTTAGTGCATTCGGTTATAAATAA
- a CDS encoding DUF624 domain-containing protein, producing MAGFFGLFDYTKHGPGVPKDGPPKPRIKVFFEILGRKFWNLMRLNLLFCLFNIPAIITMIYIVNSFYFRKMLSDSIFIDFVLKFAFGSIFLCIPLITIGPAQAGFTYVLRNYAREEHAFIWWDFKENTLKNMKQGLIVSIIDLFIILVIGLDINIYITMGKDNGNIFFTLASGFLILAFITYIMMHMYIYPMMVTFKLSIKQIYKNALIFALIGFLPNLGILVICALILGITFLIYPPIGIILFPLITMSLIGLITNFFVYPKLKKYMIDKAENTGKNAVVQE from the coding sequence ATGGCAGGTTTTTTTGGACTTTTTGATTACACAAAACATGGGCCTGGCGTTCCAAAGGATGGGCCACCAAAACCAAGGATAAAAGTGTTTTTCGAAATTTTAGGGCGGAAATTCTGGAATTTAATGAGATTGAATCTTCTCTTTTGCTTGTTTAATATTCCGGCTATAATTACAATGATTTACATAGTTAACAGTTTCTATTTTAGAAAGATGTTGTCAGACAGTATTTTTATCGACTTTGTGCTGAAGTTTGCCTTTGGCTCAATTTTCTTATGTATTCCATTAATAACAATAGGGCCGGCACAAGCTGGGTTTACTTATGTGCTCAGAAACTATGCCCGCGAAGAGCATGCTTTTATTTGGTGGGATTTTAAAGAAAATACATTGAAGAATATGAAACAGGGGTTAATAGTGTCAATAATTGATCTGTTTATTATACTGGTTATCGGTCTGGACATAAATATATACATTACAATGGGAAAGGACAATGGCAACATATTCTTTACACTTGCCAGCGGCTTTTTAATCTTAGCGTTCATAACCTATATAATGATGCATATGTATATTTACCCAATGATGGTTACATTTAAGTTGAGTATTAAGCAGATATATAAGAATGCTTTGATATTTGCATTGATCGGCTTTCTGCCTAATCTGGGTATTTTGGTGATATGTGCTTTAATTCTGGGTATTACGTTCCTTATATATCCTCCAATAGGTATTATACTGTTTCCATTAATCACAATGAGTTTAATTGGACTTATTACAAATTTCTTTGTATACCCTAAGTTGAAAAAGTATATGATTGATAAAGCTGAAAATACAGGTAAAAATGCAGTAGTTCAGGAATGA
- the dapA gene encoding 4-hydroxy-tetrahydrodipicolinate synthase, with product MRKPIFTGSCVAVVTPFTDDGIDFSKLEELIEFQIKEGTDAIVICGTTGEASTMPDEEHKSAIKFAVDKVNKRIPVIAGTGSNDTRHAIELSKYAEEVGSDAILTVTPYYNKTTQKGLYEHFKVIANSIKIPAILYNVPSRTNLNISPETIKALSEIENIVAIKECNFSQVGDIINLCGDNFAIYSGEDGAVVPFLSMGGKGVISVMANIIPKDTHDMVVKYLSGDIEGSRKLQLKTLDLIKALFIEVSPVPVKTAMNLMGMNVGKYRMPLVDMSEKNLEILKAELKNYGLI from the coding sequence ATGAGAAAACCTATCTTTACAGGTTCTTGTGTAGCTGTTGTCACTCCTTTTACCGATGATGGCATTGATTTTAGCAAACTTGAAGAACTTATAGAGTTTCAGATCAAGGAAGGTACTGATGCAATCGTAATATGCGGAACTACAGGTGAAGCTTCAACCATGCCGGACGAAGAGCATAAATCAGCTATAAAGTTTGCAGTAGACAAGGTGAATAAAAGAATCCCTGTAATTGCCGGTACAGGCAGCAACGATACCCGTCATGCTATTGAACTCAGCAAATATGCAGAAGAAGTCGGTTCGGATGCTATTCTTACTGTAACACCTTACTATAATAAAACTACACAAAAGGGTTTGTATGAGCATTTTAAAGTTATAGCAAACAGTATAAAAATACCTGCAATATTATATAATGTTCCTTCAAGAACAAATCTGAATATAAGTCCCGAAACGATAAAGGCACTGTCAGAAATAGAAAATATTGTTGCTATAAAAGAATGCAATTTTTCTCAGGTAGGAGATATTATTAATCTGTGCGGTGACAACTTCGCCATATATTCAGGTGAAGATGGTGCTGTCGTACCCTTCCTGTCCATGGGAGGAAAGGGAGTAATTTCGGTCATGGCAAATATTATACCGAAGGATACACATGATATGGTAGTAAAATATCTTAGCGGTGATATTGAAGGCAGCCGGAAACTCCAGCTCAAGACCCTAGATCTGATAAAAGCATTATTTATTGAAGTCAGTCCTGTTCCGGTTAAGACCGCTATGAATCTAATGGGAATGAATGTTGGAAAATACCGTATGCCTCTGGTGGATATGAGTGAGAAAAACCTTGAAATACTGAAAGCAGAATTGAAAAACTACGGACTTATCTAG
- a CDS encoding ACT domain-containing protein, protein MSKNPVTDISVTYNVALVTVDNLPNNLKIISDIFNSIAEQKISIDMISQAPPYRGVINISFSISADDLVKTLSILNSFKKVVPNLNIEVDSDNTKLSVYGESMKNLPGVAAALFTILASNGIEIKLVTTSEVDISYLIYEKDVDRAIEAIKNKYDIT, encoded by the coding sequence ATGTCTAAAAATCCTGTAACTGATATTTCTGTTACATATAATGTAGCTTTGGTTACTGTAGATAATCTTCCAAACAACCTGAAGATTATTTCAGATATTTTCAACTCTATAGCCGAGCAAAAAATAAGTATCGATATGATTAGCCAGGCTCCTCCCTATAGAGGAGTAATAAATATTTCCTTCAGTATTTCAGCCGATGACCTGGTAAAAACTTTAAGCATTTTAAATAGCTTTAAAAAAGTAGTTCCCAATCTTAATATCGAAGTAGACTCAGACAATACCAAGCTGTCAGTATATGGAGAATCAATGAAAAATTTACCCGGAGTAGCAGCAGCACTTTTTACAATTCTTGCTTCAAACGGAATTGAGATAAAGCTGGTTACTACCTCTGAAGTTGATATATCATATCTTATTTATGAAAAAGATGTAGACAGAGCTATTGAGGCAATAAAAAACAAATATGACATAACATAA
- the yajC gene encoding preprotein translocase subunit YajC: MEQLITFLPLVLMFGIMYVILILPQRRREKKTREMLDALKVGENITTIGGIMGKVINIKDDEITIESGIEKTKIKVKRWAIKEVEKLVEA; encoded by the coding sequence ATGGAACAACTAATTACTTTTCTGCCACTTGTACTGATGTTTGGTATAATGTATGTGATTCTTATTCTTCCACAGAGAAGAAGAGAAAAGAAAACCAGGGAAATGCTTGATGCCCTTAAGGTAGGGGAAAACATCACTACTATAGGAGGTATCATGGGAAAGGTAATAAACATTAAAGATGATGAGATAACAATCGAGTCAGGTATTGAAAAAACTAAGATAAAAGTAAAAAGATGGGCAATCAAGGAAGTAGAAAAATTGGTTGAAGCTTAA
- the queA gene encoding tRNA preQ1(34) S-adenosylmethionine ribosyltransferase-isomerase QueA, protein MNVNEFNYDLPEELIAQEPIKDRKMSRLMVMDRYSGQIEHRFFKDITGYMKKGDCLVLNDTRVIPARLLGEKEGSGGKIEFVLLKKVNGDIWEVILKPGRRAKPGSRFVFGNGLLKAEIIDIVDEGNRLARFEYDGVFEQILDMVGIMPLPPYITKRLEDTERYQTVYSKYKGSAAAPTAGLHFTTELLEDLENRGISIAYVTLHVGLGTFRPVKVENVLEHKMHSEFFNINEEACMKINKAKENGKRVIAVGTTSCRVLETAGTEEGNLYPKSGWTDIFIYPGYKFKIIDGMITNFHLPESTLIMLVSAFAGKENVLNAYNLAIKEKYRFFSFGDAMLIR, encoded by the coding sequence ATGAATGTAAATGAGTTTAATTATGATTTACCGGAAGAATTGATAGCTCAGGAGCCTATCAAAGACAGAAAAATGTCAAGGCTAATGGTCATGGATAGATATTCGGGACAGATAGAACACAGATTTTTTAAAGACATAACCGGGTATATGAAAAAAGGGGATTGCCTTGTATTAAATGATACCAGGGTAATTCCTGCAAGACTTCTTGGTGAAAAGGAAGGCTCGGGAGGGAAAATTGAGTTTGTCCTTTTAAAAAAAGTAAACGGAGATATTTGGGAAGTAATCCTTAAGCCTGGGAGGAGAGCAAAACCCGGCAGTAGGTTTGTATTCGGAAACGGACTTCTTAAAGCTGAAATAATTGACATTGTTGATGAAGGAAATAGATTGGCGAGATTCGAATATGACGGTGTTTTTGAACAGATCTTGGACATGGTTGGCATAATGCCATTACCTCCATATATAACAAAGCGACTTGAGGATACAGAACGTTATCAGACCGTGTACTCCAAATACAAGGGTTCTGCAGCAGCACCTACTGCAGGTCTGCATTTTACCACGGAACTTCTCGAAGATCTTGAGAACAGGGGAATAAGTATTGCATATGTAACTCTTCATGTGGGTTTAGGTACTTTCAGGCCTGTAAAGGTTGAAAATGTTTTGGAGCATAAAATGCATTCCGAATTTTTTAATATAAACGAAGAAGCATGCATGAAAATAAATAAGGCAAAAGAAAATGGGAAAAGGGTAATAGCTGTAGGGACGACAAGCTGCCGTGTCCTTGAAACGGCAGGTACGGAAGAAGGAAATCTGTATCCTAAAAGCGGATGGACAGATATTTTTATTTACCCCGGCTATAAATTCAAGATAATTGACGGCATGATAACCAATTTTCATCTGCCGGAATCAACTCTGATAATGCTTGTAAGTGCATTTGCAGGAAAAGAAAATGTATTAAATGCCTATAACTTGGCAATAAAAGAGAAGTACAGGTTTTTTAGTTTCGGAGATGCAATGCTGATAAGATAA
- a CDS encoding SpoIID/LytB domain-containing protein, with amino-acid sequence MIRYVKIALALVLVVIIMLSGMGLYAATITIPEKVRVGLFYEGTALSSFIVSAEGGLQIGYYKDNNFNVIYDQQVNEELAIRKDSYYLNNSGKLTEYNPASSTTSAGEKIGPFHIQAGGVYPDYISASQQVEILKQAGITAYPVFIDAWQVWTGFYPDQISAQTGIAAVETVTGTGTCSVVQPDNYRVVIESKSGNVLMVFANSVNKLQLHPKAGTSGEIFRVNGLRYRGDLEIRRLSGSDMTLINIVPFEQYVYGVVPEEIESYSPSEALKAQAVVARTYALTRIGGHSKWNFDLCPKTHCQMYGDQSEGKGGYDAEKAAANKAVDETKGKIVKYNGRPATTVFFASSGGWTEDVENVWGTEYPYLKSVEDKYEPDTSSHYYWTKTITAAKIAETTKKSKSRDVGDVTGISINKLTAAKRILELEVKGTKDNYTYPRETFRTAFGLSSNMYTMTSDADVTVKALNNTKRTIQAGNRKVMTANGVKATAVKGNILIIGKDGVKKTVQAVPVNYTFTGKGWGHGVGMSQEGAKGMAKAGFTYEQILKYYYKDVTVE; translated from the coding sequence ATGATCAGGTACGTAAAGATAGCATTAGCACTGGTTCTGGTTGTAATAATCATGCTTTCTGGCATGGGCCTATACGCCGCTACCATAACAATACCTGAAAAGGTAAGGGTAGGACTCTTTTACGAGGGCACAGCATTAAGCAGTTTTATTGTCAGTGCTGAAGGGGGACTTCAGATTGGATACTACAAGGACAATAATTTCAATGTTATATATGATCAGCAAGTCAATGAGGAGCTGGCAATCAGAAAAGACAGCTACTATCTGAACAATTCCGGTAAGCTGACAGAGTATAACCCTGCTTCTTCAACAACTTCTGCAGGTGAAAAAATAGGGCCTTTTCATATTCAGGCAGGTGGTGTATACCCGGATTATATTTCTGCAAGTCAACAGGTAGAAATACTTAAACAGGCAGGAATTACTGCATATCCGGTATTTATTGATGCATGGCAGGTATGGACAGGCTTTTACCCGGATCAGATATCTGCTCAGACTGGAATAGCAGCTGTTGAAACAGTAACCGGTACTGGAACATGCAGTGTGGTTCAGCCGGATAACTACAGGGTCGTTATAGAATCAAAATCAGGAAATGTATTGATGGTTTTTGCAAATTCGGTGAATAAGTTACAATTGCATCCGAAAGCAGGTACATCAGGAGAAATATTTAGGGTGAACGGATTAAGATACAGAGGGGATCTGGAGATAAGAAGACTTTCAGGTAGTGATATGACACTTATAAATATTGTACCTTTTGAACAATATGTATATGGGGTAGTACCTGAAGAAATAGAATCATATTCACCGTCAGAGGCACTAAAAGCTCAAGCTGTGGTAGCAAGGACATATGCATTGACACGTATTGGGGGGCATAGTAAATGGAATTTTGATTTATGTCCAAAAACACACTGTCAGATGTATGGGGATCAGAGCGAGGGGAAAGGCGGATATGACGCAGAGAAAGCTGCTGCAAATAAAGCTGTGGATGAAACAAAAGGCAAGATAGTAAAATATAACGGAAGGCCCGCGACTACTGTGTTTTTTGCTTCAAGCGGAGGATGGACAGAAGACGTAGAAAATGTATGGGGTACGGAATACCCTTATTTAAAAAGTGTAGAGGATAAATATGAACCTGATACATCTTCACATTATTACTGGACAAAGACTATAACTGCAGCAAAAATTGCAGAAACTACTAAAAAATCAAAGAGCAGGGATGTTGGGGATGTTACAGGCATAAGCATAAACAAGCTTACTGCTGCTAAAAGGATACTTGAGCTTGAAGTAAAAGGAACAAAAGATAATTATACTTACCCTAGGGAGACATTTAGAACCGCTTTTGGGCTAAGCAGCAATATGTATACTATGACTTCCGATGCAGATGTCACTGTAAAAGCCCTGAATAACACTAAAAGGACAATACAGGCTGGAAACAGGAAGGTAATGACTGCAAATGGAGTTAAGGCTACAGCAGTAAAAGGGAACATTCTTATTATAGGCAAAGATGGCGTCAAAAAAACCGTTCAGGCTGTTCCTGTTAACTACACTTTTACAGGAAAGGGTTGGGGACATGGTGTGGGAATGAGTCAGGAGGGTGCAAAGGGAATGGCTAAGGCAGGTTTCACATATGAGCAGATACTTAAGTATTACTATAAAGATGTAACTGTAGAGTGA